CCGATTTCGAGAAATCCGCGAGCGACCGCTTGTCCGTAGGATTGGCGAACAGGGCTTCGGTGACGCGCAACAGTCGGGGATCGCGGGGTAACGGAAGCCGCGGGGCGGGCGCTTTCCGCAGGAAAAGCTGCTCCAGCAGGACTTCCGCCAGCCGTTCGTCGGGGCTGTCTTCCGCGTAGAGATCGGACATTGCGATGACGCGAAAGATGAGTTCGCGCAGCAGGTCGGAAATATCGATCGTGACCGAGCGGTCCGGGACGTCGCCGTGCTCGGGATCGATGAACAGGCTTCTCAGATGCACATTGCTCGAGGACTTGACCTCGTGCTCCTGGCCGGGCGGCAGCCATACGCCGCGATTGGTGGTCACGGTCCAGGTGTTGCGGCGGGTACGCACCGAAAGCACGCCGGCGGAAGCAAACAGCAATTGCCCCTTTCGGTGAGCATGCGCCGGCACGACGGCGCCTTGCGGCAACACCGTGTGGCGACCCACCAGCGGGCGCGGAATATCGTCGACGCCGCGGATCGATTCCCAGGGATCGAAAGCAATAGCCGCCGCCGGCCGTGAGGCCGAGCTGAAACCATGGTTTGCGTTGAGCATATTTCCCCCACCCCTTTGCGTTGCTGCGGACCGGAGGCGCGAGCGCCGCTCTGCCGACCGGTGCACCCGTAAAACGAAGGCTCGTTCTCCGGGATCGTGTGCCCCGGTTTTGATCCGGGGTCCTCGGTTCTCGCCTGCCGTGGACCGCGCGCCGGTTCACCCTAAACATCAGATGATATGATGAAATGACGTGTGGTCGAGTTTGTCAAGCGCGACAAAAAAGCCAGGGCCGGAGCGATCCGGACCCTGGCTCAAGTCTTCGGGAGAAAGGCTTTCGGAGGTGTGTTTCGTCGCGCGTCAGTTCTTGACGAGCGGGCACTTGGACTGGGCGAGCGGCAGGAAGGCCTCGGATGCCGGGATCGTTCCCAGCAGCGTGTAGAAATCCCAGTCGTATTTCGATTCTTCCGGCGTCTTGACGCGATAGGTGTACATGTCGTGGACCATCCGTCCGTCGGCCCGGATCCGGCCGCCGCGAGCGAACAGGTCGTTGATCTCGAGCTGCTTGAGCTGCGCCATCACCGCCGTCGGGTCGTCGGTCTTGGCGGCCTCGATCGCTTTCAGATAGCTCAGCACCGATGAATAGACCCCGGCGTGGTTGGAGGACGGCATCCGGTTCATCTTCTGGAAGAAACGCTTGGCGAAGGCGCGCGACGCGTCGTCCTGGTCCCAATACCAGGCATCGGTCACGACCATGTTCTGCGCGGCCTTCAACCCGAGCGCGCGCGTATCGGTGATCAGGAGCAAAAGCGGAGCGACGGTCTGCTTCGGGCTCACGCCGAACTCCACCGACTGCTTGATCGCGTTGACGGCGTCGGGCCCGGTGTTGGACAGCGCGATGACGTCGGCGCGCGAGCTCTGCGCCTGCAGGATGAAGGACGACAGGTCGGGTGTGTTGAGCGGATGCTTGACCGAGCCGATCACCGTGCCGCCGCCGGCGCGCACGGCGTTGGTCGCGAACTGCTCGAGCGAATGGCCGAAGGCGTAGTCCACGGTCAGGAAGAAGAACGACTTCTTGCCCTGCTGCAGCAGGATCCTTGGCGTTCCAGAGGCGAGCGAATAGGCGTCGAACACGTAGTGGATGGTATAGGGCGTGCATTCCTCGTTGGTGAGGGCGGTCGGCACCGAGCCGGTCGAGACAAAGATCTTCTTTGCATTCGCGGCGATATGGGAGACGGCGAGCGCGACGCCACCGTTCAGCCCGTCGGTGATGAAATTGACGCCCCTGGCGGCGTACCATTCCCGCGCGATGCCGGATCCGATGTCGGGCTTGTTCTGATGGTCGGCGGCGATCACTTCGATGGTCCGGCCAAGCACCTTGCCGCCGAAATCGGCCACCGCGAACTTGGCGGCCTCGACCGATCCTTGGCCGCCGAGATCGGAATAGACGCCGGACATGTCGGTCAGCACGCCGATGCGGACCGGTGAGTTTTCCTCGGCGTGGCCGGGCATGATCGCCATCGTCGCTGCAAGCGCTGCCGCTGTTTGCAGAATCAGAAGTCGAGCCGCGCGTCGGGCTAGATTGGCGATGAGTGCCATGGGTGTCCTCCAGTACGTTTGTTATGACCGGCGAACATTCTGGGTGCCGTGCGCCGCGGCCGTCTAGCCGCGCTCCGGCAAATCGATGGTGATTTTCCGCCAACTGCAGAACGCGCGCTGCGTGCGGCGAATGCCTTGACTCGAATCCGATCAGCGGCGGCTCGCAGCAACCGGCGGGTGCGATGACAGGCGTTGCCGCGCATCTTCTCGATTGGTGTCGAGTTTCTGACAGAGTGCGTTGCTGTTGCTGCCCGGGCCGGCGACAGCGTCGGATCTCCTGCTAACGTCCGCGGCAATTCAGGGGAGGCGTACATGGCAAGGAAGCAGCAGCTCGGCTGGATCGCGGCGGCAACCGTGATCGGCACCACCATCGAGTGGTTCGATTTCTTCATCTACGGAACGGCGGCGGCGCTGGTGTTCAACCGCATTGTGTTTCCGAGCTTCGACCAGACCGCAGCGACGCTCGCCTCGTTCTCGACATTCGCGGTCGGGCTTCTGATGCGGCCGCTGGGAGCTGCGATCGTCGGGCATTTCGGCGATAAGGTCGGTCGCAAATCGATGCTGATGTTCACCCTGCTTCTGATGGGCGTGCCGACCGTGCTGATCGGCCTGGTGCCGACCTACGAGCAGGTCGGCCTGTGGGCCGCGATCATGCTGGTCGTGCTGCGCATCCTGCAGGGCATCGCGCTCGGCGGCGAATGGGGCGGCGCGGTGCTGATGGCGGTCGAGCACGCGCCGGCGGGCGAGAGCGCGCTCTATGGCAGCATGCCGCAGCTCGGCGTCCCCCTCGGCCTGATCTGCTCGACCGGCGTGTTTGCCGCCTTGAGCGGCTTGTCGGAGGCCGACTTCCTTGCCTGGGGCTGGCGCCTGCCGTTCCTGTTCAGCATCGTGCTCGTGGTCCTTGGCCTCGTCGCGCGCAACCAGATTGCCGAATCGCCGGAGTTCGAGCGTGCGAAGGCGATGGGGCGGATGGTGCGGATGCCGGCGATCGCGGTGCTCAAATCCAATCCGGGGCCGTTGCTGTTGACCATGGGCGGCAAGATGGGCGAGGTGACCTTGTTCTATCTGTTCACCGTGTTCCTGCTGTCCTTTGCGACGAGCAAGCTCGGCATGCCGCGCGGCGATGTCCTGCTCAGCGTGATGATGGGGGCGGGGCTCGGCATCATCACGATCCCGGTCTTTGGCAAGTTGAGCGATCTATTCGGTGCGCGGCGCATCTACGCCTTCGGCTCGGTGATGCTCGCGATCTGTGCGCTGCCGCTCTTTATGCTCGTCGAGCTGCGTTCGTTTGCCGCGATCGCGGCGGCGGCGACGCTGGCGCTCGGCATTCTCTATCCCTTCACCTATGGCGCGCAGGCCGCGCTCTACAGCGCCCAGTTTCCGCCCGAGCTTCGCTATTCCGGGATTTCGCTCGGCGTGCAGATGGCTGCGGCGATCGGCGGCAGCCTCGCCCCCTTCGTCGCCACCACGTTGCTGGCGACGCTGCAATCGTCGACGGCGATTGCGCTCTATCTCGCGGCGATGGCGCTGCTCGCCACGTTCTGCACGCTGAAAATGCGCGAGACCAGGCGCGATGACGCGGCGGTCCGGGATCTCGCCGTGGTGGCCGACCAGAGCTCGGCGTCGCGATAGCGAACAGTCAGAGAGGCAAAGGTGCAGAGCGAGACGTTCATTCTCGAGACCAAAGGCTTGACCAGGGAATTCGCGGGTTTCGTCGCCGTCAACGACGTCAACCTGCGGATCAGGCAGGACAGCATCCATGCACTGATCGGACCGAACGGCGCCGGCAAGACGACCTGCTTTAATCTCCTGACCAGGTTTCTGAAGGCGTCGCGCGGACAAATCCTCTACAAGGGACGCGATATCACCGCCGCGCGGCCGGCCGACGTCGCCC
This genomic interval from Bradyrhizobium sp. NP1 contains the following:
- a CDS encoding helix-turn-helix transcriptional regulator, with the translated sequence MLNANHGFSSASRPAAAIAFDPWESIRGVDDIPRPLVGRHTVLPQGAVVPAHAHRKGQLLFASAGVLSVRTRRNTWTVTTNRGVWLPPGQEHEVKSSSNVHLRSLFIDPEHGDVPDRSVTIDISDLLRELIFRVIAMSDLYAEDSPDERLAEVLLEQLFLRKAPAPRLPLPRDPRLLRVTEALFANPTDKRSLADFSKSVGASARTLTRLFQEETRMPFRQWRLQLRLLEGLARLMEDQQVKTVALDLRYNSSSAFVSAFRKHFGMSPKRYLELSR
- a CDS encoding ABC transporter substrate-binding protein, producing the protein MALIANLARRAARLLILQTAAALAATMAIMPGHAEENSPVRIGVLTDMSGVYSDLGGQGSVEAAKFAVADFGGKVLGRTIEVIAADHQNKPDIGSGIAREWYAARGVNFITDGLNGGVALAVSHIAANAKKIFVSTGSVPTALTNEECTPYTIHYVFDAYSLASGTPRILLQQGKKSFFFLTVDYAFGHSLEQFATNAVRAGGGTVIGSVKHPLNTPDLSSFILQAQSSRADVIALSNTGPDAVNAIKQSVEFGVSPKQTVAPLLLLITDTRALGLKAAQNMVVTDAWYWDQDDASRAFAKRFFQKMNRMPSSNHAGVYSSVLSYLKAIEAAKTDDPTAVMAQLKQLEINDLFARGGRIRADGRMVHDMYTYRVKTPEESKYDWDFYTLLGTIPASEAFLPLAQSKCPLVKN
- a CDS encoding MFS transporter, whose protein sequence is MARKQQLGWIAAATVIGTTIEWFDFFIYGTAAALVFNRIVFPSFDQTAATLASFSTFAVGLLMRPLGAAIVGHFGDKVGRKSMLMFTLLLMGVPTVLIGLVPTYEQVGLWAAIMLVVLRILQGIALGGEWGGAVLMAVEHAPAGESALYGSMPQLGVPLGLICSTGVFAALSGLSEADFLAWGWRLPFLFSIVLVVLGLVARNQIAESPEFERAKAMGRMVRMPAIAVLKSNPGPLLLTMGGKMGEVTLFYLFTVFLLSFATSKLGMPRGDVLLSVMMGAGLGIITIPVFGKLSDLFGARRIYAFGSVMLAICALPLFMLVELRSFAAIAAAATLALGILYPFTYGAQAALYSAQFPPELRYSGISLGVQMAAAIGGSLAPFVATTLLATLQSSTAIALYLAAMALLATFCTLKMRETRRDDAAVRDLAVVADQSSASR